From one Novosphingobium sp. genomic stretch:
- a CDS encoding dicarboxylate/amino acid:cation symporter: MVIVKRWLAWPLWLRVLGALLLGVLLGLTAPSFVSGISFIGDLFMRLIRMLVVPVVLISIASGVAAMADPRRLGAVGARTLGLFALTTICAVSLGMAIGLVLHPGLGAKLGQLPPHALGPTPSLGEQLLAIVPTNILAALAQGDMLAIIFFSVLLGLATMTAGRQGRAMAHGLRSANAVLFQMVRLVMEVTPFGVLALIGNAVAKFGVAVFANMGWLAAGVMLGVVAQMLLVHAPLVTTLGRMSPTRFFRAIPEALLVAFSTASSAATLPAALKVSREGLGVDPAVASTVLPIGASIGKDGTAMYVGLLSMFALQALGITPDLPMLAIVLLTGVLAAFGTAPIPAASLFMLSAVMSAVGVSPERCALVVGFVLPFDRLLDMTRTVASASANLAVTTAVARSQ; encoded by the coding sequence ATGGTGATCGTGAAGCGCTGGCTGGCGTGGCCCCTGTGGCTAAGAGTGCTGGGGGCGCTGCTGCTGGGCGTGCTGCTGGGGCTGACGGCGCCGAGCTTTGTCAGCGGCATCAGCTTCATCGGCGACCTCTTTATGCGGCTGATCCGCATGCTGGTGGTGCCGGTGGTGCTGATCAGCATCGCCAGCGGCGTGGCTGCCATGGCCGACCCGCGCCGACTGGGCGCGGTTGGCGCACGGACGCTGGGCCTGTTTGCGCTCACCACCATCTGCGCGGTCTCGCTGGGCATGGCGATCGGGCTGGTGCTGCATCCCGGCCTCGGCGCCAAGCTGGGGCAGTTGCCGCCCCATGCGCTCGGCCCGACGCCCAGCCTTGGCGAGCAACTGCTGGCCATCGTGCCCACCAACATTCTGGCCGCTCTGGCGCAGGGCGATATGTTGGCGATCATTTTCTTCTCGGTGCTGCTTGGCCTTGCAACCATGACAGCGGGCAGGCAGGGCCGCGCGATGGCGCATGGGCTGCGCTCGGCCAATGCGGTGCTGTTCCAGATGGTGCGGCTGGTGATGGAGGTCACCCCTTTTGGCGTGCTGGCCCTGATCGGCAATGCGGTGGCCAAATTCGGCGTGGCGGTCTTTGCCAATATGGGCTGGCTGGCGGCGGGCGTGATGCTGGGCGTCGTGGCGCAGATGCTGCTGGTCCACGCCCCATTGGTGACGACTTTGGGCCGCATGAGCCCCACCCGCTTCTTCCGCGCCATCCCCGAAGCGCTGCTGGTCGCCTTTTCCACGGCTTCCTCGGCGGCAACCCTGCCCGCCGCGCTGAAGGTTTCGCGTGAGGGACTGGGCGTCGATCCGGCCGTCGCCTCCACCGTGCTGCCCATCGGGGCGAGCATCGGCAAGGATGGCACGGCGATGTATGTCGGCCTGCTCAGCATGTTCGCGCTTCAGGCGCTGGGCATCACGCCCGATCTGCCGATGCTGGCCATCGTGCTGCTGACCGGCGTGCTCGCCGCTTTCGGTACAGCGCCGATCCCGGCGGCCTCGCTCTTTATGCTGAGCGCGGTGATGTCGGCGGTCGGCGTCTCGCCCGAGCGCTGCGCGCTGGTGGTGGGCTTCGTGCTGCCCTTCGACCGCCTGCTCGACATGACCCGCACCGTTGCCAGCGCCAGCGCCAATCTGGCCGTCACCACCGCCGTGGCGCGCAGCCAATAA
- a CDS encoding OmpA family protein → MRVMSKKAGILALLAIGTLPMATSSFAQQQGGAAVPANAARGDITVTGEPAPDMSKLPQGPEIKGFISARNADKMQVTAPDGTKQTVAFNEATVIKASKGLFGSNKLAVASLMNGLPVTVKTVQGPDGTLLASQINLRNGDIKTANMIHNGTDQRFAANEQATEALRGRMGDIDKYNIKSTMNVHFDTGKAVLSAEDKNQLCQTASQAESTENALILVVGYTDSTGSDDTNQALSEKRASSVIHYLQQACHWKPYRMLTPSGMATADPAASNDTPEGKAQNRRVSVNILVSKAVDVNGA, encoded by the coding sequence ATGCGTGTCATGTCCAAGAAAGCAGGAATTCTCGCGCTTCTCGCGATCGGTACCTTGCCGATGGCGACCAGCTCTTTCGCCCAGCAGCAGGGCGGTGCCGCCGTGCCGGCCAATGCGGCCAGGGGCGACATCACCGTCACCGGTGAACCTGCGCCTGATATGTCCAAGCTGCCTCAGGGTCCGGAGATCAAGGGCTTCATCTCGGCCCGCAACGCCGACAAGATGCAGGTGACCGCGCCGGATGGCACCAAGCAGACTGTCGCCTTCAATGAAGCCACTGTCATCAAGGCCAGCAAGGGCCTGTTCGGCAGCAACAAGCTGGCCGTTGCCTCGCTGATGAACGGTCTGCCGGTGACGGTGAAGACGGTGCAGGGCCCCGATGGCACGCTGCTCGCCAGCCAGATCAACCTGCGCAACGGCGACATCAAGACCGCCAACATGATCCACAACGGCACCGATCAGCGCTTCGCCGCCAATGAACAGGCCACCGAGGCGCTGCGTGGCCGCATGGGCGATATCGACAAGTACAACATCAAGAGCACGATGAATGTCCACTTCGACACCGGCAAGGCCGTGCTGTCGGCTGAGGACAAGAACCAGCTCTGCCAGACGGCTTCTCAGGCTGAAAGCACCGAAAACGCTCTGATCCTGGTGGTGGGTTACACGGACTCGACCGGCAGCGATGACACCAACCAGGCGCTCAGCGAAAAGCGCGCCAGCAGCGTCATCCACTACCTGCAGCAGGCTTGCCACTGGAAGCCTTACCGCATGCTGACCCCCAGCGGCATGGCCACGGCTGACCCGGCTGCCAGCAATGACACGCCCGAGGGCAAGGCGCAGAACCGCCGCGTCTCGGTCAACATTCTGGTCAGCAAGGCTGTCGACGTCAACGGCGCGTAA
- a CDS encoding LysR family transcriptional regulator: MNFRHIEIFHAVYVHGSVSAAANALNVSQPSVSKVLRHAEQTLGLELFQRTRGRLVPTQDAHALFAEVAEVHDKVRSLRQTSRNLRDGRGAVLRVSALPSLGLDLIPQAVASYLRQHSEVLFDLQTLHHDEILRKLYERETDVAISFHVPPGAPVAHRVIGEGELVVLYREEDMPEAPPRLSLDSLDGQRFISPVQAGPLGWLLSGEMERLGVTLQETVSARTYYVAAGLVKAGVGMAIVDNFTAEAARERGLSYRPLQPAIAYDINAVFLQSRPPSQAMSDFLDRLTAIIDAL; the protein is encoded by the coding sequence ATGAATTTTCGGCACATCGAAATCTTCCATGCGGTCTATGTCCATGGCTCGGTCAGCGCCGCGGCCAATGCGCTGAATGTCTCGCAGCCCTCGGTTTCCAAGGTGCTGCGCCATGCCGAACAGACTTTGGGCCTCGAACTGTTCCAGCGCACACGCGGGCGACTGGTGCCCACACAGGATGCCCATGCCCTTTTCGCCGAAGTGGCCGAGGTGCATGACAAGGTCCGCTCGCTGCGCCAGACCAGCCGCAATCTGCGCGATGGGCGCGGCGCGGTGCTGCGGGTGTCGGCGCTGCCCTCGCTGGGGCTGGATCTGATCCCTCAGGCGGTGGCCAGCTATTTACGCCAGCACAGCGAGGTGCTCTTCGACCTGCAAACGCTGCATCACGATGAAATCCTGCGCAAACTCTATGAGCGCGAGACCGATGTGGCGATCAGCTTCCATGTCCCACCCGGCGCGCCTGTCGCTCACCGCGTGATCGGCGAGGGTGAGCTGGTGGTCCTCTACCGCGAGGAGGATATGCCCGAGGCCCCGCCCCGCCTCTCGCTCGACAGTCTGGACGGCCAGCGCTTTATCAGCCCCGTTCAGGCCGGGCCCTTGGGCTGGCTGCTCTCGGGCGAAATGGAGCGGCTGGGCGTCACCCTTCAGGAAACGGTGTCGGCGCGCACCTATTATGTTGCCGCTGGTCTGGTGAAGGCCGGGGTCGGCATGGCTATCGTCGACAATTTCACTGCCGAGGCGGCGCGCGAAAGGGGCCTCTCCTACCGCCCGCTGCAACCGGCGATTGCCTATGATATCAACGCCGTCTTCCTGCAGAGCCGCCCGCCCTCGCAGGCCATGAGCGACTTCCTCGACAGGCTAACAGCGATCATCGACGCCTTATAA
- a CDS encoding GNAT family N-acetyltransferase — MMADVLQDYGDLFLGSRLKRLAERLQADAARIIREAGLPIQPAQFPMLAAIHRYGPITIGKAVEVLGISQPVVTRTLSGLMEMGLLETTRDGADQRQKTIRLTSAGQALMAQATVTVWPRVDAAVKTLCEGLDGRFLDQVGQMEEALDRQSLESRVLSLPPALTIRPYADDLAEAFYRINAEWVQTMFTLEENDIQILTRPRELIIDGGGEILFVEAPDVGVIGTCALIRMGEGVFELTKMGVSAQARGRKAGEFLLAATLDRARAMGIETLYLLTNRKCEAAIHLYEKLGFVHSEEIMERYGKRYERCNVAMIYRW; from the coding sequence ATGATGGCAGACGTTTTGCAAGATTATGGTGACCTGTTCCTGGGCAGTCGGCTCAAGCGCCTCGCAGAGCGCCTGCAGGCCGACGCAGCGCGCATCATTCGCGAGGCTGGACTGCCTATCCAGCCGGCGCAGTTCCCCATGTTGGCGGCCATCCATCGCTATGGCCCGATCACGATCGGCAAGGCGGTGGAGGTGCTGGGCATCAGCCAGCCGGTGGTCACTCGCACGCTCAGTGGACTGATGGAGATGGGGCTTCTCGAAACCACCCGCGACGGCGCCGACCAGCGCCAGAAGACGATCCGCCTCACCAGCGCGGGGCAGGCCCTGATGGCTCAGGCGACGGTGACGGTCTGGCCGCGCGTCGATGCCGCGGTCAAAACCCTGTGCGAGGGGCTGGATGGCCGCTTCCTCGATCAGGTCGGCCAGATGGAGGAAGCGCTGGACCGGCAATCGCTGGAGAGCCGGGTGCTGTCGCTGCCGCCCGCGCTGACCATTCGCCCCTATGCCGATGATCTGGCCGAGGCCTTCTATCGGATCAATGCCGAATGGGTGCAGACCATGTTCACGCTGGAGGAGAATGATATCCAGATCCTCACCCGCCCGCGCGAGTTGATCATCGACGGCGGCGGCGAAATCCTTTTCGTCGAGGCGCCCGATGTCGGGGTGATCGGCACCTGCGCGCTGATCCGCATGGGCGAGGGCGTGTTCGAACTCACCAAGATGGGGGTGAGCGCGCAGGCCCGTGGACGCAAGGCGGGCGAATTCCTGCTGGCAGCAACGCTGGACCGGGCCCGTGCCATGGGGATCGAAACGCTCTATCTGCTCACCAACCGCAAATGCGAGGCGGCGATCCATCTCTATGAAAAGCTTGGTTTCGTCCATTCCGAGGAGATCATGGAGCGCTATGGCAAGCGCTATGAACGCTGCAATGTGGCGATGATCTATCGTTGGTAG
- the dgcN gene encoding N-acetyltransferase DgcN gives MILSPYLLYIGHSRDEIGIKTSRGLAAFRPQDCTGEFRHDDCPLTLGLPRQTLAEGVAAGARTLVLGVANAGGRMGEDLVADALAAMEAGLDIASGLHQRLKDVPELVEAAKRLGRSLHDVRDPRPDIPVGNGRKRAGNRLLTVGTDCSVGKMYTTLCLEKGLRARGVAADFRATGQTGILIAGSGVPLDAVVADFISGAIEQISPERHDGGWDLIEGQGSLFHPSFAGVSTGLLHGAQPDALVLCHDPARQHMRGLPHYGLPALEDCLEANLRVARLTNPQVRAVGIALNTSAMEPEAARRLCRETETRMGLPCSDPYAMGVSDILDQLLGVQAA, from the coding sequence ATGATCCTTTCTCCCTATCTACTCTACATCGGCCATTCGCGTGACGAGATCGGCATCAAGACTTCCCGAGGTCTGGCCGCCTTCCGCCCGCAGGATTGCACCGGCGAATTCCGCCATGACGATTGCCCGCTAACTCTCGGCCTGCCCCGCCAGACTTTGGCCGAGGGCGTGGCGGCAGGCGCGCGCACTCTGGTGCTGGGCGTGGCCAATGCCGGGGGCCGCATGGGCGAGGATCTGGTGGCCGATGCCCTGGCCGCGATGGAGGCAGGGCTCGACATCGCCTCGGGCCTGCATCAGCGTCTGAAGGATGTGCCCGAACTGGTTGAAGCCGCCAAGCGCCTTGGCCGCAGCCTGCACGATGTGCGCGATCCGCGCCCCGATATCCCCGTCGGCAATGGCCGCAAGCGTGCGGGCAATCGCCTGCTCACGGTGGGCACCGATTGCTCGGTGGGCAAGATGTATACCACGCTGTGCCTTGAGAAAGGTCTGCGCGCGCGGGGCGTCGCCGCCGATTTCCGCGCCACCGGCCAGACCGGTATCCTCATCGCCGGATCGGGTGTGCCGCTGGACGCTGTGGTGGCGGATTTCATCTCCGGCGCCATCGAGCAGATCAGCCCCGAGCGCCATGACGGCGGCTGGGATCTGATCGAGGGTCAGGGCTCGCTGTTCCATCCCTCTTTCGCCGGGGTCTCGACCGGCCTGCTGCATGGCGCCCAGCCCGATGCGCTGGTGCTGTGCCATGATCCCGCGCGCCAGCATATGCGCGGCCTGCCCCATTACGGCCTGCCCGCGCTGGAGGACTGCCTTGAGGCCAATCTGCGCGTTGCCCGCCTGACGAACCCTCAGGTGCGCGCGGTGGGCATTGCGCTCAACACCTCGGCGATGGAGCCCGAGGCCGCCCGCCGCCTCTGCCGCGAGACCGAAACGCGTATGGGCCTGCCCTGCAGCGATCCCTATGCGATGGGTGTCAGCGACATTCTCGACCAATTGCTGGGCGTGCAAGCGGCCTGA
- a CDS encoding TonB-dependent receptor gives MNRAHKRMIASGALAVALVWGPTIAQAQDSTPAGSDEPKAEEQVNSDILVTGSRIVRSGFQSPTPLNVIGETELRTQSVSNNVADFVNTLPAVAGSTRPANSRLAISSGLAGINALNLRNLGTTRTLVLLDGHRSVGSDITGDVDVNDFPQDLIKRVEIVTGGASAAYGSDAVSGVVNFVLDKGFTGLRMNVESGFNQKGDGFNYKGSVAAGMKFSGGRGHVLLDGEWAHKDGIFDASKYSWNQNGDRLLTNPGYSATNGQPQYLVVTGAGTNNTLPGGIINASAGATANALRGIYFGANGTVNRYNYGTTSNTTTSVGGNWALADGNRRIGLDAQEDRRGVFGRTSFEVSDALNIYGEASYNWHHTVFNAGPSLISSATLQATNPYVQQTLGSLLTGTNTITVGSSNAGFPYRVNDNTRSVQRYVLGGDGKFEWLGKTFRWTSYAQYGVTNTHEMERNIINNANLALALDAVSAPAGNALGVAAGTVVCRSSLTNTGNGCSPLNILGTNVSSASALGYVLGNPYRNQTFKQTVAEANLSVDPFSTWAGAVSLSTGFAYRREQVSGYVPSQYQTGWSVGNFLPTFGSYDVKEGYIETVVPLGMGLTINGAGRFTGYSTSGYVTTWKGGATFQPIHDITLRFTRSRDIRAPNLSELYQAGTSRTNTLNDPFNGNAVTSFLEVTTGNRNLKPEIANTLTFGGVVQPRFIPGLSLSTDYYDIQISGAIGQVYSQEIVNRCYNGLTAYCSAITRTPNGVTQLTVNLSPFNFSTIHARGIDFEASYQLPLSRISLPGELSLRGMATKYLKDYINNGIDRPIDYVGSMSDGVPQWIYRFAATYTLKDFTSALVVRGVSPGTISNSYVQCASGCPASTTSYPTIDQNHVGGATYLDLSLSRKVPLGRSSLEVYFNITNLLDKDPPIVASGGLSTTGSYFDLLGRSFRMGLRLQL, from the coding sequence ATGAATCGAGCACATAAGCGCATGATTGCCAGCGGTGCGCTGGCGGTGGCCCTGGTATGGGGCCCCACGATAGCCCAGGCGCAGGACAGCACCCCGGCCGGGAGCGACGAGCCCAAGGCCGAAGAACAGGTCAACAGCGACATTCTGGTGACCGGATCGCGCATCGTGCGTTCGGGCTTCCAGTCCCCTACGCCGCTCAATGTGATCGGTGAGACCGAGTTGCGCACCCAGTCGGTCAGCAACAATGTGGCCGATTTCGTCAACACGTTGCCTGCCGTGGCGGGATCGACGCGGCCGGCGAACTCGCGTCTGGCGATTTCCTCGGGTCTGGCGGGCATCAATGCTCTGAACCTGCGCAATCTGGGCACGACGCGCACGCTGGTGCTGCTGGATGGGCATCGCTCGGTGGGGTCGGACATCACGGGTGATGTTGACGTCAACGATTTTCCGCAGGATCTCATCAAGCGGGTCGAAATTGTCACCGGCGGCGCCTCGGCGGCTTATGGTTCGGATGCTGTCTCGGGCGTGGTCAACTTCGTGCTGGACAAGGGCTTCACCGGCCTGCGGATGAATGTTGAATCCGGCTTTAACCAGAAGGGCGATGGCTTCAACTACAAGGGCAGCGTCGCGGCGGGCATGAAGTTTTCAGGCGGGCGCGGCCATGTTCTGCTCGACGGCGAATGGGCGCATAAGGACGGCATTTTCGATGCCAGCAAATATAGCTGGAACCAGAATGGCGACCGCCTGCTCACCAACCCCGGCTATTCTGCCACCAATGGGCAGCCGCAATATCTGGTCGTGACAGGCGCGGGCACCAACAACACGTTGCCCGGCGGCATCATCAACGCTTCGGCGGGCGCCACCGCCAATGCGCTGCGCGGCATCTACTTTGGCGCCAATGGCACGGTCAACCGCTACAATTACGGCACCACCTCGAACACCACCACCTCGGTTGGCGGCAACTGGGCCCTGGCCGATGGCAACCGCCGCATCGGTCTGGACGCGCAGGAAGACCGCCGGGGCGTGTTTGGGCGCACCAGCTTTGAAGTGTCCGATGCGCTCAACATCTATGGTGAGGCCTCCTACAACTGGCACCACACGGTGTTCAATGCGGGCCCTTCGCTGATTTCATCGGCCACCCTGCAGGCAACCAACCCTTACGTGCAGCAGACTTTGGGCAGCCTGCTCACCGGCACCAACACCATCACCGTGGGCAGCTCGAACGCGGGTTTCCCCTATCGCGTCAATGACAACACCCGCAGCGTGCAGCGCTATGTGCTGGGCGGTGACGGCAAGTTCGAATGGCTGGGCAAGACCTTCCGCTGGACCAGCTATGCGCAATATGGCGTGACCAACACGCATGAGATGGAGCGCAACATCATCAACAACGCCAATCTGGCGCTGGCGCTCGATGCGGTGTCGGCTCCGGCGGGCAATGCGCTGGGCGTGGCGGCGGGGACGGTTGTGTGCCGCTCCAGCCTGACCAACACTGGCAATGGCTGTTCGCCGCTCAACATCCTTGGCACCAATGTGTCGAGCGCCTCGGCTTTGGGCTATGTGCTGGGCAACCCCTATCGCAACCAGACCTTCAAGCAGACCGTGGCGGAAGCGAACCTTTCGGTCGATCCCTTCAGCACCTGGGCGGGGGCGGTGTCGCTCTCCACCGGCTTTGCCTATCGGCGCGAGCAGGTCTCGGGCTATGTGCCCTCCCAGTATCAGACCGGCTGGTCGGTGGGCAATTTCCTGCCGACGTTTGGCAGCTATGACGTCAAGGAAGGCTACATCGAAACCGTGGTCCCGCTGGGGATGGGGCTGACCATCAACGGGGCCGGACGTTTCACCGGCTATTCCACCTCGGGCTATGTCACCACCTGGAAGGGCGGCGCCACCTTCCAGCCGATCCATGACATCACGCTGCGCTTCACCCGCTCGCGCGATATCCGGGCGCCCAATCTGAGCGAACTCTATCAGGCGGGCACCTCGCGCACCAACACGCTCAACGATCCTTTCAACGGCAATGCGGTCACCAGCTTCCTGGAGGTGACCACCGGCAACCGCAATCTGAAGCCGGAAATCGCCAACACGCTGACCTTCGGCGGGGTGGTGCAGCCGCGCTTCATTCCGGGGCTGAGCCTGTCGACCGACTATTACGACATCCAGATCAGCGGCGCGATCGGTCAGGTCTATTCGCAGGAGATCGTCAACCGCTGCTACAACGGGCTGACGGCCTATTGCTCGGCGATCACGCGCACGCCCAATGGGGTGACGCAGTTGACGGTGAACCTCAGCCCCTTCAACTTCTCGACCATCCATGCTCGCGGCATCGATTTCGAGGCGTCGTATCAACTGCCGCTCAGCCGCATTTCGCTGCCGGGTGAACTGTCGCTGCGCGGCATGGCCACGAAATATCTGAAGGATTACATCAACAACGGTATCGACCGGCCCATCGATTATGTCGGCTCGATGAGCGATGGCGTGCCGCAGTGGATCTATCGCTTTGCGGCAACCTATACGCTGAAAGACTTCACCAGTGCGCTGGTGGTGCGCGGCGTCTCGCCCGGCACGATCAGCAACAGCTATGTCCAGTGCGCCAGCGGCTGCCCGGCCAGCACCACCTCCTACCCCACCATCGACCAGAACCATGTCGGCGGGGCGACCTATCTGGACCTTTCGCTCTCGCGCAAGGTGCCGCTGGGCCGTTCCTCGCTGGAGGTCTATTTCAACATCACCAACCTGCTCGACAAGGATCCGCCGATCGTCGCCAGCGGCGGTCTTTCGACCACCGGCAGCTATTTCGATCTGCTGGGTCGCAGCTTCCGCATGGGGCTGCGCCTCCAGCTCTGA
- a CDS encoding permease, with protein sequence MPDAVVSQAPHNRRLMALFAVLGFSAGLPFYLFATVLFLRLARHGVDLTIIGFFGWVSLLPTFKFAWAPLLDRFAAPGFTRFWGLRRGWIMLAQLGIGISIVGLALADPDRNLAITAFWAVLLAFWTTTVEIAADAWRVELAPDTATQGPLSAANLWGYRSAMVAAGSGTLIIADHWGWTLAYLAIAVTACCAFPLVAITSRDAHATTASRWNALGVGALATLVAYIAIAVLVAAAGWVVLAMADHLGIGAKSNVTTPVLVIALLPFVLMALALPKIRRMGPEAPLRRSAALGPYIDIFWRFGYGSMVLLGFVAFYRMGDVLALNMSKPLVNAVGYTLTQVGLADSWVALVTSMAGVALAGWMVTRWPYGLSLTIGASLSAIGNYSFVWLYHMPVAPWVLYVATGLEQFGHGFEGTVFVVYLSLLVNPRYAGSQYAFFSGFAFLLPRLIAGAAGALTKVIGYDGIFIISGTLTLAPLIFLPFLARLKPRMATDL encoded by the coding sequence GTGCCCGATGCCGTTGTTTCGCAAGCCCCGCATAACCGGCGCCTGATGGCGCTATTCGCCGTGCTGGGCTTTTCGGCGGGGTTGCCTTTCTATCTCTTTGCCACGGTGCTGTTTCTGCGACTGGCCCGGCACGGCGTGGATCTGACGATCATCGGCTTTTTCGGTTGGGTCTCTCTGCTGCCGACGTTCAAATTTGCCTGGGCGCCGCTGCTTGACCGTTTTGCCGCCCCCGGCTTCACCCGCTTCTGGGGACTGAGGCGCGGCTGGATCATGCTGGCGCAATTGGGGATTGGCATCTCGATTGTCGGGCTGGCTCTGGCCGATCCGGACCGCAATCTGGCGATCACCGCCTTCTGGGCCGTGCTGCTGGCCTTCTGGACCACCACCGTGGAAATCGCCGCCGACGCATGGCGCGTGGAACTGGCCCCCGATACTGCCACTCAAGGCCCGCTCTCGGCGGCCAACCTGTGGGGCTATCGCTCGGCCATGGTCGCGGCGGGATCGGGCACGCTGATCATCGCGGACCATTGGGGCTGGACGCTGGCCTATCTCGCCATCGCCGTTACGGCCTGCTGCGCCTTCCCGCTGGTGGCGATCACGTCGCGCGATGCGCATGCCACCACCGCCAGCCGCTGGAACGCGCTGGGCGTGGGCGCGCTGGCCACGCTGGTCGCTTACATCGCGATTGCCGTGCTGGTGGCGGCAGCGGGCTGGGTCGTGCTGGCCATGGCCGATCATCTGGGCATCGGCGCCAAGAGCAATGTCACCACGCCGGTGCTGGTGATTGCCCTGCTGCCCTTTGTGCTGATGGCGCTGGCCTTGCCGAAAATCCGCCGCATGGGGCCGGAGGCACCGCTGCGACGCTCCGCCGCTTTGGGGCCTTATATCGATATCTTCTGGCGGTTCGGTTATGGCTCGATGGTGCTGCTGGGCTTTGTCGCCTTTTATCGCATGGGCGATGTGCTGGCGCTCAACATGTCGAAGCCGCTGGTCAATGCGGTGGGCTATACGCTAACTCAGGTCGGGCTGGCCGACAGTTGGGTGGCGTTGGTCACCAGCATGGCGGGTGTGGCGCTGGCGGGATGGATGGTGACGCGCTGGCCCTATGGCCTCTCGCTGACGATCGGCGCCAGCCTTTCGGCCATCGGCAATTACAGCTTTGTATGGCTGTACCATATGCCGGTGGCGCCCTGGGTGCTCTATGTCGCCACGGGGCTTGAGCAGTTCGGCCATGGGTTCGAGGGGACGGTCTTTGTCGTCTATCTCTCGTTGCTGGTGAACCCGCGCTATGCCGGGTCGCAATATGCCTTCTTTTCCGGTTTCGCCTTTCTGCTGCCGCGCCTGATCGCGGGAGCGGCGGGGGCCTTGACCAAGGTGATCGGCTATGATGGCATTTTCATCATTTCGGGCACGCTGACGCTGGCGCCGTTGATCTTTTTGCCCTTTCTTGCCCGCCTCAAACCGCGAATGGCCACAGACCTATGA
- a CDS encoding serine hydrolase domain-containing protein: MSDTMIDAAFAPAAASVAQGLIPGATLGVVRADGSRAVRWAGLAAREPEPEALTREHWFDLASVSKVIATTTAVLKLADEGLIDLDAPIITAIPDLRQYDVLNAPERRITFRDCLTHHTHFPAVEPIYTYGDDPARLKAFVLQREWKAGPPVYSDINYILLGIAIERITGQPFDTLPLPPGLTFHPDPAMSVATEHCMWRGQIMKGQVHDENAYALGGAAGHAGLFGTVDGVLDFALSLLDGSGMSEAGLSAISTPYAHHRTAGWEHAFPGWSGGEICSRATIGHTGFTGTGLWVDFEKGLAWTLLTNRVHPTRHFDSGIFTLRPATGDAVIAAFAPD, encoded by the coding sequence ATGAGTGACACGATGATCGACGCCGCCTTCGCCCCCGCCGCCGCCAGCGTGGCGCAGGGGCTGATCCCCGGCGCCACGCTGGGCGTGGTGCGCGCCGATGGTAGCCGCGCCGTGCGCTGGGCGGGATTGGCCGCGCGCGAACCCGAGCCCGAGGCGCTGACCCGCGAACACTGGTTTGATCTCGCCTCGGTCAGCAAGGTGATCGCCACCACCACCGCCGTGCTGAAGCTGGCCGACGAAGGGCTTATCGATCTGGATGCGCCGATCATCACCGCCATCCCCGATCTGCGGCAATATGATGTGCTGAATGCTCCGGAACGCCGCATCACCTTCCGCGACTGCCTGACGCATCACACCCATTTCCCCGCCGTCGAGCCGATCTACACCTATGGCGACGATCCGGCGCGGCTGAAGGCCTTTGTATTGCAACGCGAATGGAAAGCTGGGCCGCCGGTCTATTCGGACATCAACTACATCCTGCTGGGCATCGCCATCGAGCGCATCACCGGCCAGCCTTTCGATACGCTGCCCCTGCCCCCGGGGCTCACCTTCCATCCCGACCCCGCGATGAGTGTCGCCACCGAGCATTGCATGTGGCGCGGGCAGATCATGAAGGGGCAGGTGCATGATGAAAACGCCTATGCGCTGGGCGGAGCGGCGGGCCATGCCGGGCTGTTCGGCACGGTGGATGGCGTGCTGGATTTCGCGCTGAGCCTGCTGGACGGTTCGGGCATGTCGGAGGCCGGGCTTTCGGCCATCAGCACCCCCTACGCCCATCACCGCACCGCCGGTTGGGAGCATGCCTTCCCCGGCTGGTCGGGCGGGGAGATCTGCTCACGCGCCACCATCGGCCACACCGGCTTTACCGGCACCGGGCTTTGGGTCGATTTCGAGAAGGGGCTGGCCTGGACGCTGCTGACCAACCGCGTCCACCCCACGCGTCATTTTGACAGCGGCATCTTTACCCTGCGCCCCGCCACCGGCGATGCGGTGATCGCGGCCTTCGCGCCAGACTGA